A genomic segment from Equus asinus isolate D_3611 breed Donkey chromosome 23, EquAss-T2T_v2, whole genome shotgun sequence encodes:
- the CCL27 gene encoding C-C motif chemokine 27, whose product MKGPSPTSSLLLILLLLSTDPTAAILLPPSTSCCTQLYRQPLSSKLLRKVIRVEVQEADGDCHLQAIVLHLFQRSVCIHPQNRSLAQWFERQRRRLQGIVPNLNLGLTGKMGQGPQ is encoded by the exons ATGAAGGGGCCCTCACCTACCAGCAGCCTCCTGCTGATACTGTTGCTCCTGAGCACAGACCCTACAGCAG CAATTCTGCTGCCACCCAGCACTAGCTGCTGTACTCAGCTTTACCGACAGCCACTCTCGAGCAAGCTACTGAGGAAGGTCATCCGGGTGGAAGTACAGGAGGCTGATGGGGACTGTCACCTCCAGGCTATCGT GCTTCACCTGTTTCAACGCAGTGTCTGCATCCACCCTCAGAACCGCAGCCTGGCCCAGTGGTTTGAGCGCCAAAGGAGGAGGCTCCAAGGGATTGTGCCCAACCTGAATTTGGGGCTGACAGGGAAAATGGGCCAGGGCCCCCAATAG
- the LOC123280097 gene encoding uncharacterized protein isoform X1: protein MWQLRLPGGTYLRLPGNKSDRSREWPRRGPGAGEALIHRAASQETFGARDMSGLRRYEVALEAEEEIYWGCFYFFPWLRMWRRERSSAHPREQKLEPLRGLMSCLSNGLGPAPQRSGRGLPRRTPAATAQPAGALKI, encoded by the exons ATGTGGCAACTGCGGCTTCCCGGGGGCACCTACCTCAGATTACCTGGGAACAAGTCAGACCGGTCCCGGGAATGGCCGAGAAGGGGGCCCGGGGCTGGGGAGGCCTTGATCCATCGTGCCGCTTCCCAGGAGACGTTCGGAGCCCGGGACATGTCGGGATTGAGGAGATACGAGGTGGCGCTGGAGGCGGAGGAGGA GATCTACTGGGGCTGCTTCTACTTTTTCCCCTGGCTGCGCATGTGGCGGAGGGAGCGGAG CTCGGCGCACCCCCGGGAGCAGAAACTGGAGCCTCTGCGGGGCCTGATGAGCTGTCTGTCAAACGGGCTGGGCCCTGCTCCCCAGCGCTCCGGTCGCGGCCTCCCCCGCCGCACGCCCGCCGCCACTGCCCAGCCCGCCGGTGCATTAAAGATTTAA
- the LOC123280097 gene encoding uncharacterized protein isoform X2, whose amino-acid sequence MSGLRRYEVALEAEEEIYWGCFYFFPWLRMWRRERSSAHPREQKLEPLRGLMSCLSNGLGPAPQRSGRGLPRRTPAATAQPAGALKI is encoded by the exons ATGTCGGGATTGAGGAGATACGAGGTGGCGCTGGAGGCGGAGGAGGA GATCTACTGGGGCTGCTTCTACTTTTTCCCCTGGCTGCGCATGTGGCGGAGGGAGCGGAG CTCGGCGCACCCCCGGGAGCAGAAACTGGAGCCTCTGCGGGGCCTGATGAGCTGTCTGTCAAACGGGCTGGGCCCTGCTCCCCAGCGCTCCGGTCGCGGCCTCCCCCGCCGCACGCCCGCCGCCACTGCCCAGCCCGCCGGTGCATTAAAGATTTAA